A window of Solanum stenotomum isolate F172 chromosome 3, ASM1918654v1, whole genome shotgun sequence contains these coding sequences:
- the LOC125858283 gene encoding uncharacterized protein LOC125858283, which yields MVLVEEFLEILERPTIGAVFVEIMVFLGPVWIAFLVGITVGWIWKPKWAAWKNCKFDFSVPSSPSASVPSTSKPLGFHSSEAPTPSFASYADAGSEIEQFDIGPSRLNTLPILDEDLDHLWHLVERKDGGPTWKHMMDHSTPNMSYQAWQRHLETGPPQYCSRTVYEDATPELLRDFFWDDEFRVKWDDMLVHAETIEECPTTGMMVVHWVRKFPFFCSDREYIFARRIWESGRSYYCVTKGVPCPTIPRKDKPRRVDLYYSSWFIQAVESREGNGQLTACEVLLFHHEDMGIPWEIAKFGVRQGMWGAVRKIERGLRSYQKSRASNVKISHCALMAQVNTKIDPEYLKSMDGNEESSGTEIEILPAKREGSINIPKLLIIGGALVVACTLDQGIIPKTFLFNVAKRFGNIGKKASPRP from the exons ATGGTGTTAGTTGAGGAATTTTTGGAGATTCTTGAAAGACCCACCATAGGTGCAGTATTTGTAGAGATTATGGTGTTTCTTGGTCCTGTTTGGATTGCATTTCTTGTGGGTATTACGGTGGGATGGATTTGGAAACCTAAATGGGCTGCATGGAAGAATtgtaaatttgatttttcagtaCCTTCTTCCCCCTCTGCTTCGGTTCCTTCTACCTCCAAACCCCTGGGTTTTCACTCCTCCGAGGCTCCTACCCCTAGTTTTGCTTCTTATGCGGATGCTGGCTCAGAGATTGAACAATTTGACATTGG TCCATCGAGGCTGAATACTTTACCAATATTAGATGAAGATTTGGATCATTTGTGGCATCTTGTTGAGAGGAAAGATGGAGGCCCTACGTGGAAACACATGATGGATCATTCCACCCCTAATATGAGCTATCAAGCGTGGCAGCGTCATCTGGAG ACTGGTCCCCCTCAATATTGCAGCCGAACTGTGTATGAGGACGCAACACCTGAATTATTGAGGGACTTCTTTTGGGATGATGAGTTTCGAGTGAAGTGGGACGACATGCTTGTACATGCTGAAACGATAGAAGAGTGCCCCACAACAGGAATGATGGTAGTGCACTGGGTTCGAAAA TTCCCCTTTTTCTGCAGCGACAGAGAATATATATTTGCTCGTCGAATATGGGAGTCAGGAAGGTCATATTATTGTGTAACAAAG GGAGTGCCATGTCCTACTATTCCCAGGAAGGACAAACCAAGACGTGTTGACCTGTACTATTCAAGTTGGTTCATTCAAGCTG TGGAATCAAGGGAAGGAAATGGCCAGTTGACTGCATGTGAGGTGCTTCTCTTCCATCACGAAGATATGGGAATCCCATGGGAAATCGCAAAATTTGGGGTAAGGCAAGGTATGTGGGGGGCTGTAAGAAAGATTGAACGTGGACTTCGTTCCTACCAGAAATCAAGAGCATCTAACGTGAAGATCTCTCACTGTGCTTTGATGGCCCAAGTAAATACGAAAATTGATCCAGAATACTTGAAGTCAATGGATGGGAATGAGGAATCATCAGGGACTGAAATAGAGATTTTACCTGCAAAACGTGAGGGCAGTATAAACATACCAAAGCTACTTATCATTGGCGGAGCTTTGGTTGTTGCTTGTACTCTTGACCAAGGAATCATACCCAAGACATTTTTGTTTAATGTAGCGAAAAGGTTTGGAAATATAGGGAAAAAAGCAAGTCCAAGGCCATGA
- the LOC125858294 gene encoding uncharacterized protein LOC125858294 isoform X2 → MMSIFSSFDALSAEILGQKVNHSWAPPTSDNKQQQGLAPLVSDRKTAVSPPSTSSPGELNKAGEAAAPSSSKSPSRPQQQRRRPRFAPELDGVHCFETILPY, encoded by the exons ATGATGTCAATTTTCAGTTCTTTTGATGCTCTCTCCGCTGAAATTTTGGGCCAAAAAGTGAACCACTCTTGGGCACCGCCCACTTCTgacaacaaacaacaacaag GTCTGGCTCCTCTTGTATCCGATCGCAAGACCGCCGTTTCTCCGCCGTCTACTTCCTCACCTGGTGAACTGAACAAGGCCGGAGAGGCAGCGGCGCCGTCATCTTCAAAATCGCCGTCGCGTCCACAGCAGCAAAGGAGGAGGCCGAGGTTTGCACCGGAATTGGATGGGGTCCACTGTTTCGAAACAATTCTTccctattaa
- the LOC125858294 gene encoding uncharacterized protein LOC125858294 isoform X1 has product MMMSIFSSFDALSAEIFGLKVSRSWAPATSDNKQQEGLAPLVSDRKTAVSPPSTSSPGELNKAGEAAAPSSSKSPSRPQQQRRRPRFAPELDGVHCFETILPY; this is encoded by the coding sequence ATGATGATGTCAATTTTCAGTTCCTTTGATGCTCTCTCCGCTGAGATCTTTGGCCTAAAGGTGAGCCGTTCTTGGGCACCGGCCACTTCTGACAACAAACAACAAGAAGGTCTGGCTCCTCTTGTATCCGATCGCAAGACCGCCGTTTCTCCGCCGTCTACTTCCTCACCTGGTGAACTGAACAAGGCCGGAGAGGCAGCGGCGCCGTCATCTTCAAAATCGCCGTCGCGTCCACAGCAGCAAAGGAGGAGGCCGAGGTTTGCACCGGAATTGGATGGGGTCCACTGTTTCGAAACAATTCTTccctattaa